CAGGTGGGCAGTTTGACTGGGGCGGTCGCCTCCTAAAGAGTAACGGAGGCGCCCAAAGGTTCCCTCAGAATGGTTGGAAATCATTCGCAGAGTGTAAAGGCACAAGGGAGCTTGACTGCGAGACCTACAAGTCGAGCAGGGACGAAAGTCGGGCTTAGTGATCCGGTGGTTCCGCATGGAAGGGCCATCGCTCAACGGATAAAAGCTACCCCGGGGATAACAGGCTTATCTCCCCAAGAGTCCACATCGACGGGGAGGTTTGGCACCTCGATGTCGGCTCATCGCATCCTGGGGCTGTAGTCGGTCCCAAGGGTTGGGCTGTTCGCCCATTAAAGCGGTACGCGAGCTGGGTTCAGAACGTCGTGAGACAGTTCGGTCCCTATCCGTCGTGGGCGCAGGAAATTTGAGAGGAGCTGTCCTTAGTACGAGAGGACCGGGATGGACGCACCGCTGGTGTACCAGTTGTCTTGCCAAAGGCATCGCTGGGTAGCTATGTGCGGACGGGATAAGTGCTGAAAGCATCTAAGCATGAAGCCCCCCTCAAGATGAGATTTCCCATAGCGTCAAGCTAGTAAGATCCCTGAAAGATGATCAGGTTGATAGGTCAGAGGTGGAAGCGTGGCAACATGTGGAGCTGACTGATACTAATCGATCGAGGACTTAACTATTTTTAAAGCGATCTCGTTCTTAATACTTCTTCTAAGATTATCTAGTTTTGAGGGAATAAGCCTCAAAAGAAAATAGTCCGGTAATTATGGCAAGAAGGTCACACCCGTTCCCATACCGAACACGGAAGTTAAGCTTCTTTGCGCCGATGGTAGTTGGGACTTTGTCCCTGTGAGAGTAGGACGTTGCCGGGCAAATAAAAAGGACAACCTTAATCGGGTTGTCCTTTTTTTGTTTAGGAAAATAGATAAAATAGTAACCTGTTGATAAGTTTGAAACTGTTTTTCCTCCTTATTTCAACAAACTGAATGGTTCATGCCCAACTATAAATTAAATCTTGAACAGGAAGATAGATTATGTTATATTAGTGAAGTTCTAAATGACCGAAAAACTAAATTGGTCAAAGGAGGCTGAATGAATTGGATAGACGGATGATGATCGTGGAGGCAGCAACAAAGTCATTTTCTTTATTCGGATTTAAAGCAACCACAATGGACCAGGTAGCTAAGCTTGCTAATGTTGGGAAAGGAACAATTTACACTTTCTTTAAAAATAAAGAAGAATTATTTAGTGAAATTATCTCTTCATTAGTTCAAGAAATGATTGCAGAAGCAGATGAAGTTATTAAACCACATCTCTCATTTACGGAAAATGTCCATTTAGCACTCTACCGATTATTAGAATTTCGATCAAAGCATCATTTAATGATCAAGCTGGTCCAAGAAGAAACAGAAATGGGCACTCCTGCGGTTTCAGAAATGTTAGACCGAGTAGAGACTGAAATTATTGCCTATTTAAAGCAGAAAATAGACATTGCTATTGCTAAAGGTGGAATCCCTCAAACAAATTCAGAGCTAACTAGTTTCTTGCTCTTTAAAATGTATATAACACTTGTTTCAGATTGGGAAAGAAAACATGAACCGCTGAGTTCAGAACAAATTGCAGAAACGATGAAAGTTTTCTTATTGAAAGGATTATCATTTTGATAATTCTTCTTTTTAAGCAAGAAAATGACTAAATGAGTGATTCAGTCAAGTCTTCATTTTATGCTTTGGCTGAAAAGGAGGAAAACATGAAGATATTTACATCATTGAAAAGTGAA
The Neobacillus sp. PS3-40 genome window above contains:
- a CDS encoding TetR/AcrR family transcriptional regulator; the encoded protein is MMIVEAATKSFSLFGFKATTMDQVAKLANVGKGTIYTFFKNKEELFSEIISSLVQEMIAEADEVIKPHLSFTENVHLALYRLLEFRSKHHLMIKLVQEETEMGTPAVSEMLDRVETEIIAYLKQKIDIAIAKGGIPQTNSELTSFLLFKMYITLVSDWERKHEPLSSEQIAETMKVFLLKGLSF